The following is a genomic window from Neodiprion virginianus isolate iyNeoVirg1 chromosome 1, iyNeoVirg1.1, whole genome shotgun sequence.
acAATCACGTCCTATAAATATCTCTTTCAAAATTAACAAGTAAAAAATACTGGTATTGCAAAGAAAAGCTTCGTTTCGAATCCTCTGAAACTGGTGCAATTTTACGTAGAAGACtattttgtacgaaaattaaCGATGCTGATTCCCGATCATAATCGGTATTGATTCAATGTCGTAGAATTAAACGTGTAACGATGCCAACGTGATGAAAAAGTgttttaatgaatttattgaaaactgTCTGCACAGGTTTGAACAGATTCGAGACGAAGTATCGATATCCAAGTTTTTGATTATGACTCGTCATTAACATCGTTATtgtcctttttcttttctttatcggTTAGGCAGTGTTCTTAGCTGACAAATGtaataattcgataaatacCGCGTCGtaataaaatcataaaaataaataaagaaccgtaattgaaaaattaactcgCGAAGTGAGGAACGCAGTTTGGTTTAGGCCGGTTAACGATGAACTTTCAAGCAAGGTTCCCGGCTTCCCCTTTTCCTCACGCGTTACACGACACACGCTGCATCGTAATTCGCGGCACATCTATTTCCTCCTCACTTTAACAATGCATGCGTGTCGGATTTTGCAGCGATACGCGATACGTCGTCacgtttttttcaaagtacgTCGGTAATTCGAACGACTTGCATTGCCGATTGTCGAGTGCAGCCCGTGCCGTTGatcgttgcaaaaatttccgCTCATATcgcattctctctctctctctctctctcttccatTCATCCAATCACCTATGCTTGTTTCTTATCGCACTAATATTTCTCCCCCCAGCGTGACTTGAGAcactacactgagaaaaatttcacttgttacagtaactagaaaaattcagtaaaacgaggtacgcccaACAATTTTGCGccattgtcgatccttttttggtaattgcaacgcaaaatcagtttccgaggCTTAcactacttttttagttaaacaaggctttaacgtcaacgttacatgaaaatatagcaacagcgatcgtaatgagaaagaacagtaacggctagaaaactaattttcattttctacctagaactatacCTTTTCGACTgtggtaaaaatgaaaatagttaaggacccagcggtaaccggaaataaaaatttctctcagtgcaggGAGTTTGGGCCATAGTAGCACACGAAGTTCGACGCAGCCTCCGAAACCCTGGCATAAGCATTCTATTTTAAGTAAGATCTGGCATCTTACGATCGGGATCTTCCGTGCTCTTCGAGGCTTCGGAGAGGACGATGTATGAaggaaagggggggggggggggggaggagaaacaaagagaaaaaagaaagaaaataagaataaaaccGTTGCTGTAAAATAAAAGCGGCAGGGATCGTAAATGGACGAGTAAATCTGGTGAAGTACCGATTGTCAAGGTATTAAATATTACACCGCTGAAAGACGGGATTAGGAACTGTGTTCAGCGTCGGACAaggttttccaaaatttaccACTCCGGAATATTGACATTGACATTCGCTCGTATAACCTGATGCAGAATTCACTGGGTTGTTAAATTTGCACGAATTCTCTCGTCGACTTTGTCACCGTATCGTCGAGTCTGCGGTGTGTGGAAGCGAAAATGGCTAACTTTGGATATCTATCTGCATTGTAGACTTTCAAATATCAAACAGAGGTCAAGGCCGCGTGTTCTCTAGACATTCGCTTGGTTGTTTGCCGTTAACGTATGCGAGCTTATCTCGTTTCGGACGACGTTCCTACGATTCTGTTTCACTCGGTTTAAGTACCAGTGCTAAAGTCGAGGAGAACGTAATACGGACGTATATATTATGAAATCTGTCGCGAGTCAGAGACGTTGAAAATTTGCTTGAAAAACTGCGTTTGCGGCACGAGGTGAGAGGAAGACCGCGAGacgtttgaagaaatttatacGAACGAAACGCTgatttttcctccttcttggaaaatgtatttttctaaCACAGGGGAAATGATTATTAACTGTTAACAAGGCGGGGTTATATCATATTTTATGTAATCCGTGCTACGGATTGTTTGCGTTACGCGATTATCTACGGCTTCCCGAATCTCTATTATAACTTCCTCTCGTCGCCTCCGCAGCCttcttgaaaatatattacatcGGAGCAAGACCAACCTCTGTAGACGGAGTCTTTATTTTATCTAGTTTAAAACCGACGTTTTCACCTTCGGAATTGCAGTTCGTCGGTGATCCAACACTTTTCCCATATTCGTCTTATACCGCCGACAATTTGGAATTCGACATCGAATTATACCGGTGATTTTAACACCGaagataaaaggaaaaaattcgaGAGAATTCGACAATCTTTTCTTTCTCGGGTAAATAATtgcagaaataataaataaataaataaataaataatcgaaaaagaaacaacgacCCGCCAGACGTATATGTGAATTGATAAACTTTTCAAGCCGTGAGTTTAACGCGAATTCATAAGAGATGATGCTTTTAGTCAGTGGAATAACAGCTTCTGCTTATCACCTTCCGTTTTTATAATGtacataattaaaaaaaaaaaaaaacggatggTCGCGTTAATCGTCACCGGCTCGATATTTTCGTCGCGCgttgcttttttttcccccaccaTTTCTAAGTCAAAATAGAACGAAGAAACAAACGATCTTGTGCGATGTTAACAAACAGGCCGACAAACGTTTCTACGATTTACGATGCAAATATCTATCGGTCCGGTTGTTATAATCACCTTGAGGAATTTGCGATTTATTATCCTCAGTCTGGCGAAAATTCTACCCATTGATCATATCGCGTTTTTGCAAAATGGACTTTTATAGCGATGCGAAATtctttcgcgatttttttcttcccggTGTAAACGCACGTTCGGTATCAGATATTTCAGATAATCGAACGACAGAatttacgtaaaaaataaattttccccATGTTTCAGTCACCGCGGGGAAAAATGATCGAGCTTATTGATCGGTCggttatttataaatataatttgtaattaataaaTCGATATCTCGAAGCTTTGAGAGAGCTCGGCCCTCggagaaaaatcgtgactATGTCCTCGGGTGTTAAAAATTGCAGACGAAAGGTCTTTCGTCACGCTGCTAACGGTTCTATACTTGTATATTTAGGAAGCCCCGAGGCGAGTAGAGCGAAGGTCCTTCGCCCACCGCGTACTTAGATCCTTGAAATTATTGTCGAGGATCGTCGAAGCCTCGTCGTTGAGATCGAAAGATCGGCGAGTACCCGAGCGACCGATTGATAGTCCACGAATTCATTATTCcggcgaagaaaaaaaaaaaaaaaaaaaagaaaaaaaacggacgcgcgcgaaaaataaagaatgaaaaaaaaaaaacgctcttaataattttttactcaacgagCGAATCTTACTTTGCTGATCTGAAGCGTCTCTTCACCTCGAATCGCGGGCTTGTATACTTATTCTTAATTCTTGTACATTTCCAACTCCATCGATCCTCGAAAGCTTTAATCAATCTTTCTATTTCGCTCAGTTTCAAAGTCGTCGCAAAATTTGGCGTATAATTTCAGTCGTCCGCAAAAGAACTTCGCTAATTTTAATCCGTGTACAattgaaacggaaaaaaagcTCAGTATGCAATTCGAACGATTCGTCGGGCCGCATAGTTTCACTTTATCAACGGATCTTTGTCGCGGAAAACTATCCGCTCGGTGTGTTCAGctttatcttttatttttatttattttttctatctttatCATCCGATTTTTTCGGCTGTCGGTAGAAAAAACTCGTCCGTTCGGGAAATATGTCAAATGTTCGAAATTCATTCTGGACcgttcagttttattttaaatttttccggtaaccggaattaaaaatttcaacgatgtGATTTCAACCGTTATTACAGCGTTGCCCATTTCACTAGAATTTTCTAgcaaatattacaataaatgaaattcttcgCCATTGATGATACTCCGCTTTTTCAGCCCATACTTTCTTTGCGTCAGTTTCCTGCTCGTTTTTCAAGGCTAACACGCCGTGCATCGCTATCTCCGATCGATTAGCGAGAATATCGTTCGTTCCGCGTTTTTaactgaaaaacaaaagttgcCAATTTCTCCGCTTCTCTCTTCCTTActaaaataaggaaaaagaaaaaagaatcgagaaaataaaactgcaAGATTCGAAAAAGTCGATGACAAATTGACCTTTGAAATTGACTATTTCACTTTCGAAGCTTAATAATCGCGCGTTGATATACCTAACGCATCGATCAAGAATGAATCATCTTTGCTCCGGTATAATTGCGTAATCTTCAACCACGTCGAGTTGTTTAATTCAACTAACTTTCGACCGCAGATATTGAGGTCAGAATTTCAATCAACGTGCCGCGAACCTGCGACAAGGATTTTAATAATAACGCCTTGACGTCCGAGCGAATCGCGATAATCGCACGTTCGTAGCGCGAACATTGTCTAACACATGCGCAGGCATAAATCTAAATGCAGATTGATAATTCGTTTGGATTATTCGGCGAATTCGAATCGTATATCGAGTATAACGCgttaccaaaaatttttattattacagaaACCCGGTAAGGTTTTCTATGCTTTTCTATACACGCCTATTATCGCGTAACATAtaacgtgtatacatatatgtatacctaggCAAGGTTCGTGCAACGCTTCTGCTCCTCGGTCAGTTTATTGAGCTTCCGATTGTATTGGGGTCagaatttcaatcaataaCCGTCACACTGATTCTCATTACCCCGCCAATAATAACAGCTTATCATATTTACCCGAGGCACTCGAATAAGCAAGTTTAATTTTCCAAAGAAGCCTTTCATCTCCGATTCAAACCGCCTGTGTAATCACGTATTTATTATCACGTAAACCGATTGCGAAAAATATGATTTACACAATATTATCTTAATCGTGCACTTCATCCCTCGCCTTTTCATCGAACCACTTTGCTCGGTCGATTTACGctattatatacctatgtgtatgtatatatatattacaattacGCTccctaattattattacattcaTTTCACAACTTTTCAGCTCGCTTCTATATAAATAtctcatatattatatgtagcTGCGGCCTTACGGAACACGaaagtataattatacgtattttataTATGATACTCGGGTGGGAAAGTTTAATGAGTTTGGTAAAGTGAAGAACCGAGAGCGGCGAGTATATTctagttgaataaaaaaaaatgttgtgaaaaaatgagGCGGCGGTAAGACGAAGACGagtggtcaaaaaaaaaacaaattaaatagataaataataatgaaaacagAAAAGGGATAATTTTCTCAGCGAACGGATTGTAAATATTCGTCAAGTTTTAATACGTCAAGATTCTGGAATTAGTTATATCGGACACCCAAGGATTATTAATAACGCATCTCCTTGCACCGCACCGTATAAACCGGAGGATTTTCAATCTAGCTGCTACCGCAGTCAGTCGTTCcctccgattttttttttttattttatcgtcaactccttttaccttttttatttaatttgtttcCTTCTTCTCCTCTCGTTCTTTAATCTCTGTAACAGGAACTGTGCAGGTTCGAGAAGAGAAGAACCGttgaaaagataaaaagagagtggaaaaaaaaagaatataggTTAAGGATGGCTCGTTGCTTGTGAAAGGATGTCGTGGGATGTGAGGCAGGATAATTAGttagataaaaatgaaactccGCAACTTATCAgggtttagaaaatttttttacaccggaCAGAGAAGCAAACAGACTAACAAGAATGCGAGGCAATAAACAAGTGGTAAAAAAGATAAGTGTCCTGTATTATCGCCGAGAATTGTGGAACCGCGGGGTTATCCTAGGTCAGTACTCACGTATCTTCGAATTAGTTCCGCCGTTGCAAAATCACGGTCattcattaatttaattactATAATCTCGTTCGAATGCTAAACAGGTAATTGAATcgttaagattttttttttctttctttttctttctcctacTATCACATAtctatctttttctttcatcttatTCGCATGTGGGGTTAAATGTTCGAGTTCTTGTAACGTTACAATATCGTAGAAACGATGCATTTTTTTTgggaaatttcatttttttcctgcaACTGATGTTTATTTTGTGTGAAATTCAGTGCAGCGTAATCGTAAGCAAAATATGTAGGAttgatatattttacaaatttgcACACATGAGAGTAATTTTCAGATTTGCAAAACGacgtttttccttttcttaatttttgtcACCTTTCGTTTGTTTAACGTTACCaatttatttgtgaaaaacagGTTGAGGAGAATTATTCGTAGAAAGCAATCAACAAAATCAGAATGATTTTTTGCGTGAAATATACcgggtgaaattttaatttttttcattgttttccaTTACAAGTTCACGATCAGATGAGATATCAACGGCaggatttaaaaatattcaacattgtattgaaaaattcccataaaataacaatgataatgacACAAAAAGTCTCCACCTCCGGATGACGAATGAAAAAGGATGAATTTATcgttaacaataaatattgaacGAGGCTGCAGTCGCAAATTTTTGCAGATCGTTTGTAGCCGCCGACGGTAGAAACGAGATTGTAAAAACGACGACCTGTGCAGGTAATTGATGCCCTCGCATACTCCGATCTGAAAGGTCGTCGCATCGTCCATGACCTATAGAGAACTGATTATTAAAACGCTCGTAAGGAAGGCGAGGGCACGCCATCCAGCCGCATGTCTCATTGTCAAGTCCTAGATTCCTTGAATGTCGTGCCGATCGGGGGGGTAAACGATCTAGCGATCAGAATTGATCAGCTtttatcatcgttattattgttgaaactgacgtcatttatttatttatttatttacttattttcaatatagttgaaatattattagGTGATATTTCATCGTGCAGCGGTCTCTGAGTTATGAATGTTGATGCATTTTTACCGATCTGTCttcttgcaaatttttcaaaacttggaaaatcGAAAGTAATTCCAAAAgttggcattttttttctttctttttatcgcCAAACGACTGGACAATGATTCTCGCAAGATGTAGAATATTTTAAGTGAAGTAAAAAAGGAATGGtgaaaagtaaatgaaatatatCACATCTTTGAACTAACCTAATTATAAGAGATCGAAACAaagatattataaatttctgGATATTTGTCTCGGGAATCGAAGAAAGAAACTgatagtttaaaaatatcttaATATCCAGTATTCAACAATCATTGTgcgaagaaataaaacaatgaCACTGAACGGAGCTTTTACAATTTCCATTGCACCAATACATCCCAGATGAAACTACATATAAATTAAGAAACAATTATATCAAAATCTGTCGAGTtgctacactgagaaaaatttttagttctgagcagaaaaagaaaattagttttctagccgttaccggaaagtctagaatccgttactgttctttctcgttacgatcacttCTACTCTATTTTCtcgcaactgttgcgaaaatttaatgctggtgcaagaataaattgacgttaaagccttgtttaattaaaaaagtagagtaaacctcggaaactgattttgcgttgcaataaacaaaaaatgatcgacgatagcgcaaaatgtttacgcgtacctcgtttttcgtaatttcaacgatattcaaacagttttttcaacgacaccTGTTTCActcgaatttttctagtcactgtaacaaatgaaatttttctcagtgcaatATACAACATAAATGTACGACAGTGGGttaatgcaaaaattttccccGTCCGCGTacggtgtgaaaaaaatgtccgaaTTCGAAGGATCGCTTCTCTcatccttttctttcttcttattttgTCCCAACTTGTATTTCGCATTTTTCAGGGAGGGCGACGGCGGCGggggaggaggtggaggaggaggtggcGGAGGCGGGGGCGGTCGAGTGACTTCCGGCGGAGGCGGCGGAAGGCGAGCCCCGAGCCTCAGGTTGGTAAACGGAAGAGCCACCGGAGTCGGGGGCCTCCACACGAGCAGCACCGAGTCGGTCAGGTCGCCTCATCATCACCTGAGCCAACAGAACAACCACAACAACAATCATCCGCGACTCAACAAGGATGACAGTATCAAAATTAGCATCGAGAACACCAACACTTGCACGGACAGCCTCGTCACCGCTCTAGACGACGAGACCTTGCTCATCACCGACTTCCTTGCCGATACTGGTAGATAAACGATTCCTCCTTTGTGCCTCTGTTGCGTCTGTATACACGGTGTACGCCTTTAATATCATCCTTCGAATTCTCGTCGCAATCGCGGAAAAAACGCGCTCGCGCTTCGCGGAATTTCAAATGCCTGTTTTCGTTTATTCATTCCGCCGACAAACGACGCGGGATAAACAATCGGAATGGTCAGTCGCTGTTGTTCGTATTCGTTGTCGttgattatcatttttcatcgatgATCGTGAAACTTTTCCGTTATCTTCTTCCTATTCTTCTTTACTCGTGTTAAACTCGCAGTCTTTTTGACGTGTGTTCGTTCATAGATCCAGAACTACACTTgaccgatttttatttttctttcgacaaGCTGCGGCCGAAATTTACGCTCTGTTTCGTTACAATCAGATCAATAGTTTTACAGTCAAAAATATACGAATGAAGattgataatattataatatatacatatgatcATAATCTCGAAAATGTTCTTTACGAAACGAGAGATTATTTGTGGAATTTTTAAGCACGTTTCAAGTTGTCAATGATACTTATTAGGTACGGAGCAACATTTCATCGGGTTCTTTAATTTAACGCGCGTAGTTTCGCGCCATACATATTCGAAATAGATTTATCTTGACCGGTAACAGCTTCCTTTGCATGTCGGGCAACTTCCCGAGCTCTTGCgatgtgtatatttttcgataagGTAATCGCTCCCTTAGAGTACTAACGATAAGTTGAGATGATCGTCGAATGTTCGAAATAGAACGCAAGTGAGAAGCAATATTTTGTTGCAAGTAAATTGAATATCACAACacagtgtgaaaaatttgagtcTAAAAACGATCTCAAATCACGCGGTCGAAAGTCCCTGAATTTTTTGCGGTTGTACGTCGATCGATACAAAAATGTGATATAACGAAacgaggaagaaagaaaaatatattcacgcGTTGTTTTCGAGTGGCAGGATGAAATAGAATCGTTGAttgattcgaaattcaatGAGTAGACGAGTTCCCCCTCCATTCACGCTGATGTTTCGTAACAAAAGAATGAAAcatggaagtaaaaaaaaagaaaaaacgacacATTGTTTCTTGAACGTTTCAAGTATCGACAATGAATTTTCACCTCCGGATAAAGAAGGATaagggaaagagaaaagcAATGGAAAACAGTATAGCGGAAAAATATACCAATAAAGCAATTATCGTTAGTGGAGAAACGTTTGTTACGGCTTATTATacctttcgaaaatttgattaatggTTTAATTTACCTTTCTTCTCCTTTGCGTAGGTAACGAGATGAACTACAAGGGTAGCGGCAAGGTTCACTTCGGGGTTGACGATGTCTCGCTCTATGGAACCCCGAAGGAGGAGCCTGGCCCGGGACTTCCGGGTCAGGAGGTCAAGCAGAGTTTCCTCAAGAACCAACTGCAGGCCCTATTTCAACCGACGGATAACAAACTGGCCATGAAATTGTTCGGAAGTAAAAAAGCCCTGATGAAGGAACGTATACGACAAAAGGCTGCGGGTCATTGGGTTATACATCCCTGTTCCAGCTTTCGGTGAGTCTTTGAAAAGAGAAGGATACAAAAATtagagaaggaaaaagaaaacgactCACTCGTTTCGAAAACAGGAAATTCTCTTCGATTTCGAAACGCGTTTGAACATTCGCattcatattatatttatcgttTTCTAAATAAATACTCTACGTAGAGTTTGGTGAGAAATTTAtccatgaaatttttcaaacttccaTCACTTCCGGTTAcggaaaaatgaattttttaactttgtaGCAAGTTTCTCGTGTAGTTCGAATTAACCAAAAATAGTTCTATCGATTTGGacgaaattttaacaatacaTCAAGTATTCGTTAGAGACTTGTAACGATACCTACTTTTGAAGTTTTTACACACTTCCGGCTTACGTGTATCCTAAACTCCGAACAAAGGGCCCAATCAATTGATTCGAATAAGAATTcgaagaaaaatcgtgactctcggaattttttctataatttaatttgcgacttttcgttttcaatttattacaattgGCTGTCGTACACTTATTTAGGCACGATAAATTACAAAACGTTTTGCTCGTTTTTTCGTTGCTGTTTATATTTCcttcttcgtttttcataGGTCCATTTATTTCTCGGTATCGTTGATTACTGAAGAATTCCTCTCACCTGTATTCGCAGATctaacgaaaaaagaaaatccatACGTACAGTCGAGATAATTTTGGTCCGTTACTCTTTCGCGACCGAAAATCTCCCCGGTAGATATCTCGTTATCAAATCACCGAAATTAGGAAGGAAACTGTGAGAGCCAGTGGCGAACATTGCCGCGATGAATTTCGCGCTAATCGCGAAATCTTCGCATTCGGAATGCGAATGCATTTACGTACCCACAGACTTACACCGCAGGTGACTCAGACCTCGGCTGGTGAAACTTTAATCATACCTCCGCTAATTTCCCCCGCCAATGGCAGGATACGCAATTATTTCCGTCCTCTAACATTTTACGCATCCAACGTACTTCGTTAAATACGTTATACGTTATAATTACGCATCCCGCAAGCCGAGATACGTGTATTAATCATCATCCCGGCGTGTGAAACTAAACCAACGCCTGCCGAGGATGGGTTTTTAGAAATTTACCAGTCATTGTCAGTGCGCCAGACGGTGCCAAAGAGAGTGACACGGATTCCGCGTAACCTTATCTCCTTAATGCTTTGCGTATTTATGCACGCGTGTAATATCAGCGTTAATGCGGGAGCTGGGAATTTAAAGTGAAACAAAATCCTCGGACTTTCCCCTAACCTAGGCTAACACGGAATTACGTCTTGGCGTTGCAAACGGAATGGTGTCTCATCCCAAAAATACATGCACGATTTTGTCGCGATTTACCTGGcgttcaatttttaaacagcCTGCTTTTCTGCATtcggaaaagaaaacgattaaaattaataGGATCGAAATTTGTGATTTCGCTACAATTTTTCGTCAATCACATTTTAACCAAAGATAATGAGAACGAACGAATCAATGGTTTTATTCAATGATTCTGGACCAGCTAATTagattttttagaaaaatattcccaACCGTTTCTCAGTTATTTGCGAAACTTGGATTGACTTTGAACTCATCAAACTTCGGGGAAAATCTTTGttaaaattggaatatttcttctatcttttaaaaatttttctaattatcaAACAACGGGAATACAGCGAGAAGTTCTCGGATTGTTCCGTTCAGGCCAACAGATTTTCATCGCTTGATTCGCTTTTCTTTCACgcaatttataaataaagatAAGAATGAGAAATATTTAACGAAAGATCGTGCGATCGATTACTTAAATCCATTTCATTGCAGCGCGATCTCGTACACGTATCAAGTTACGTTAAACGTACGTAAGCGAAAATGACGAAACGTCCGAaaggtacaaaaatttttttatcatttttctccatttcatcttaaattttttcctacaAATTTCTTCTCTCCTCGCCGATAAGTTTTATCGCGTTTCTTGCACGAGTACATCAACGTatattacatacctataccGTTCCATTCGGAACGAACCTGTTAAACTTAACTGCAGCCAATACAAGCAAGTTAGCCGTCTGTAAGACTCGAAGCGAAAACTCGTTGCCGGTTTAACGGTAGAACGTAGATACAGGCCGTGCGATTAGTTCCGGCAATCGTATAAGTTACAGGCTGCAATTGGTCTAACGTTACGCGACGTTTCGCTATGGAAATTAAGCGCCAGGGATTACCAGGCGTATATAAGCATCGAGAGTCtgggaaaaataaacgaaGTATAGAGACAGACAACGGAAAACAACGAACAAAATAGGGAAATACGATTTACgaaacaatata
Proteins encoded in this region:
- the LOC124305725 gene encoding potassium/sodium hyperpolarization-activated cyclic nucleotide-gated channel 2 isoform X10 produces the protein MSMRSLHRRVSHPCHGIENPHAEKHEKIQSQELDTSWPFSLEGDGGGGGGGGGGGGGGGGRVTSGGGGGRRAPSLRLVNGRATGVGGLHTSSTESVRSPHHHLSQQNNHNNNHPRLNKDDSIKISIENTNTCTDSLVTALDDETLLITDFLADTGNEMNYKGSGKVHFGVDDVSLYGTPKEEPGPGLPGQEVKQSFLKNQLQALFQPTDNKLAMKLFGSKKALMKERIRQKAAGHWVIHPCSSFRFYWDLCMLLLLVANLIILPVAISFFNDDLSTRWIAFNCLSDTIFLVDIVVNFRTGIMQQDNAEQVILDPKLIAKHYLRTWFFLDLISSIPLDYIFLIFNQFQDFSESLQFLNAGRALRILRLAKLLSLVRLLRLSRLVRYVSQWEEVYVST